One window of the Acaryochloris sp. CCMEE 5410 genome contains the following:
- a CDS encoding polyprenyl synthetase family protein, translating into MIPGDILKAIRLSVITLASDADIALGELMSTTLPDPLPPVAILPVATGLACGGSIEQLIPVTSAIVVVAFALRTLDDIADQDNSNALHQKIGIGRAANFSAALIALASREIGVLSKASPDSILMTGDYFDALLRIFVGQDKDIQREVRSLAAYEEVVELKTVAAYELAAVVGANAVTADGNFTKKCRVCGRHIGWAQQILDDIEAFWFLDNAEESGHELYTYPVLLGIENGGSTGEAVSRLCNQKDRKDDAIRDLLDSLDVRGQLMIRALDHRDQALLVFGPPLRPEGHQLIKLWFDWLFRDGERLLKLPSSRSLTSESSLS; encoded by the coding sequence ATGATCCCCGGAGATATTCTTAAGGCTATTCGCCTCAGCGTTATTACCCTTGCGAGTGATGCAGATATTGCTTTGGGGGAACTAATGTCTACTACTCTTCCAGACCCACTCCCACCTGTAGCGATCTTGCCTGTGGCCACAGGTTTAGCGTGCGGTGGTTCAATAGAGCAACTTATCCCTGTCACCTCAGCAATAGTTGTGGTTGCCTTTGCACTTCGTACTCTCGATGATATAGCTGATCAAGATAACTCTAATGCGCTGCATCAAAAAATAGGTATTGGACGTGCAGCAAATTTCTCTGCTGCGCTCATTGCCTTAGCTTCGCGTGAGATAGGAGTTCTCTCTAAAGCATCACCAGATAGCATCCTCATGACAGGAGACTACTTTGATGCTCTGCTACGGATATTTGTTGGACAGGATAAAGACATTCAAAGAGAAGTTCGTTCATTGGCAGCATACGAAGAAGTCGTTGAATTGAAGACTGTTGCTGCTTATGAGCTAGCAGCAGTTGTGGGTGCCAATGCTGTTACTGCCGATGGAAATTTCACAAAGAAGTGTCGAGTCTGTGGTCGTCATATTGGTTGGGCGCAGCAAATACTTGATGATATTGAGGCGTTCTGGTTTCTGGACAATGCAGAAGAATCTGGTCATGAACTGTATACGTACCCTGTACTTCTAGGGATAGAGAATGGTGGTAGTACAGGTGAAGCAGTGTCAAGGCTTTGTAATCAGAAAGACCGAAAGGATGATGCTATTCGTGACCTACTGGATAGTCTTGATGTCCGAGGTCAATTAATGATACGAGCATTAGATCATCGTGACCAGGCCCTGTTAGTTTTTGGTCCACCACTTCGGCCAGAGGGACATCAGCTAATCAAATTGTGGTTTGATTGGCTCTTTCGTGACGGAGAGCGCTTGTTGAAATTGCCATCATCAAGAAGTTTAACAAGTGAGTCATCCTTGAGCTGA
- a CDS encoding DUF2887 domain-containing protein, translated as MGLMQLIVADSEDTVTQAQALLSRFQPQVQINQRLVAIMKLSETVVVYTFPLLDLIGN; from the coding sequence ATGGGTCTAATGCAGTTGATTGTGGCCGATTCAGAAGATACCGTCACCCAAGCTCAAGCTTTGCTATCAAGGTTCCAGCCTCAAGTACAGATCAATCAGAGACTTGTGGCGATAATGAAGTTAAGTGAAACGGTTGTGGTCTATACATTTCCACTACTAGACCTTATCGGAAATTAA
- a CDS encoding DUF2887 domain-containing protein produces MEKRHVKTVPGILFEIREQSLEVAQGYEFISVEIKQVAFRINAVFLSTPETSDQTVWFVEV; encoded by the coding sequence GTGGAGAAACGTCATGTCAAGACTGTCCCCGGCATCCTATTTGAGATACGAGAACAGTCCTTAGAAGTCGCTCAAGGCTATGAATTTATATCCGTTGAAATCAAGCAGGTTGCCTTCCGTATCAATGCCGTTTTCTTATCCACCCCAGAGACTTCAGATCAAACGGTTTGGTTCGTGGAAGTATAG
- a CDS encoding transposase encodes MPCGHLASLANNQVDKKKDGLKMMYLQLTLLTMILPLYQPHLRRQLSPAQYLLLEILVHLLQTLRCVKIETLAEGLPLPILFESRRKNTTVLLLTDP; translated from the coding sequence ATGCCCTGTGGACACCTTGCTTCTTTGGCTAATAATCAGGTAGACAAGAAAAAAGATGGGCTGAAAATGATGTATCTCCAGCTCACCTTATTGACAATGATATTGCCACTATACCAACCCCATTTACGCCGTCAACTGTCTCCTGCCCAGTATCTTCTCCTTGAGATTCTGGTTCATCTTTTACAAACGCTTCGCTGTGTCAAAATCGAGACCCTAGCAGAAGGACTGCCACTGCCGATTCTATTTGAGAGTCGCCGAAAAAATACAACGGTTCTTCTCCTTACCGACCCTTGA
- a CDS encoding transposase, whose product MRVAEKIQRFFSLPTLELETLWLPLVELWLSKQYPQGSQLYVVIDRTSWGVINLLMVSVVWQHRAIPIWCEALAKKGSSNYDEQTAILSNVIRHLSAYRLVILGDREFCSVKLGQWLAQQKVHFCLRLKRNTEVSIVE is encoded by the coding sequence TTGAGAGTCGCCGAAAAAATACAACGGTTCTTCTCCTTACCGACCCTTGAACTTGAAACGCTTTGGCTACCGCTGGTTGAACTGTGGCTGAGCAAGCAGTACCCTCAAGGCTCCCAGCTTTATGTCGTCATCGACCGTACCAGTTGGGGTGTGATTAATCTATTGATGGTGAGCGTGGTCTGGCAACATCGCGCTATTCCCATATGGTGTGAAGCGCTCGCTAAAAAGGGCAGCAGCAACTATGACGAGCAAACGGCTATTTTGAGCAACGTCATTCGCCATTTATCCGCCTATCGTCTGGTTATCCTCGGTGACCGAGAGTTTTGTTCTGTCAAGCTCGGACAGTGGTTAGCTCAACAGAAGGTCCACTTTTGTCTGCGCCTCAAGCGGAATACCGAAGTGTCTATAGTTGAGTGA
- a CDS encoding transposase: MSGSTQIYRQLFSFLRQHSHYRDLRHLMTLGWMVSALICSERLCLSAWESYVPCRAKKAQSVERRWQRFLCNPLIDVHKLYVPLVLLALKNWRTHRLYLAMDTTVLWNEYCMIHVSVVCCGRAVPLLWKVLEHKSAAVAFEEYQPLLRQARWLLRQHPDVMLLADRGFANHQLMSWLQQSRWHYCLRIPCDVLLHGPRQCPREVRRLWPSKGEALLYRNVGLWDDGLYRCNLVLANIRGVKEPWAVITDESPSLQTLWQYALRFRVEELFLDSKSGVFELEESKIRCADALERLYLIAAVALLYSTAQGMAVHIKGLRQQVDPHWHRGISYLKIGLRWLKGVVHKGRELLMPVPLFTKDPQPCFASKKAQKKHYNKIWFSRIRSLQCKAL, from the coding sequence ATGTCAGGCTCCACCCAAATTTATCGTCAACTGTTCTCCTTTTTACGTCAACACAGCCATTATCGAGATTTGCGTCATCTCATGACCCTGGGATGGATGGTGAGCGCCTTAATCTGCAGTGAACGATTATGCTTATCTGCTTGGGAATCCTATGTCCCCTGCCGAGCAAAAAAAGCCCAAAGTGTCGAGCGTCGCTGGCAACGCTTTCTGTGCAATCCGCTCATTGATGTCCACAAACTGTATGTCCCTTTGGTCCTTCTAGCGCTTAAGAACTGGCGAACCCATCGCCTTTACCTAGCGATGGATACCACGGTTTTATGGAATGAATACTGCATGATTCATGTATCCGTTGTCTGCTGTGGCAGAGCAGTACCGTTGTTATGGAAAGTATTAGAGCACAAGAGTGCGGCGGTTGCTTTTGAGGAATATCAACCGCTATTGCGTCAGGCCCGTTGGTTATTACGGCAGCATCCAGATGTCATGTTGTTAGCAGATCGTGGGTTCGCGAACCATCAACTGATGAGCTGGTTACAGCAGAGCCGTTGGCATTACTGTCTGCGTATCCCATGTGATGTCCTTCTCCATGGCCCCCGTCAATGTCCAAGAGAAGTCCGTAGGTTATGGCCATCCAAAGGAGAAGCTCTCCTCTACCGTAATGTCGGGCTTTGGGATGATGGCCTCTATCGGTGCAATTTGGTACTGGCGAATATCCGAGGCGTAAAAGAACCATGGGCAGTGATTACAGATGAATCACCCTCGTTACAAACCTTGTGGCAATACGCCTTGAGGTTTCGGGTGGAAGAATTATTCCTCGATAGTAAATCTGGTGTGTTTGAGCTTGAAGAGTCGAAAATTCGCTGTGCTGATGCTCTGGAGAGGCTGTACCTGATTGCTGCTGTGGCACTGCTATACAGCACGGCTCAGGGGATGGCTGTTCATATTAAAGGGCTACGCCAACAGGTTGATCCCCATTGGCACAGAGGCATTAGCTATCTCAAGATTGGATTGCGGTGGCTCAAGGGGGTGGTCCATAAAGGACGGGAGTTGTTGATGCCAGTCCCCTTATTCACCAAGGATCCGCAACCGTGTTTTGCCTCTAAAAAAGCTCAAAAGAAACACTACAACAAAATCTGGTTCTCTCGTATCCGCTCTCTACAGTGCAAAGCTTTATGA
- a CDS encoding type IV pilin protein: MMNQQFLRYLLNYKNRNSNRGFTLLELLVTIVIMAVLSGIALPSVLNQTLKAKQAAAHNHIGSVNRAQQVYRLERATFANSITQLSIDLPMTTNEYTYSFGAANATVAEFRATPQDNSLSALTGCTRANIVIGTLATTDFSIVEQSAPGGGIPATPPSC; this comes from the coding sequence ATGATGAATCAACAATTTCTACGCTATTTACTCAATTATAAGAATCGCAATAGTAATCGAGGTTTTACGCTTTTAGAATTATTGGTAACAATAGTGATAATGGCAGTGCTTTCTGGCATAGCCTTACCATCTGTTCTAAATCAAACCCTTAAAGCAAAACAAGCAGCTGCTCATAACCATATTGGTTCAGTCAATCGAGCACAGCAAGTATATCGTCTTGAGCGCGCAACATTTGCTAACTCAATTACTCAGTTGAGTATTGATCTACCTATGACGACAAATGAATACACTTATTCATTTGGTGCAGCAAACGCCACTGTTGCTGAGTTTAGAGCTACTCCTCAAGATAATTCCCTGAGTGCTTTGACGGGATGTACACGTGCCAATATTGTAATAGGGACTTTAGCCACAACAGATTTTTCGATTGTTGAGCAGTCAGCTCCCGGTGGAGGTATTCCTGCTACTCCTCCCAGTTGCTAG
- a CDS encoding ISAs1 family transposase, translating into MSHLIDTLKQVPDFRSAHGRIHPLWLLLLLMVMGMLAGYQGYRPLETFVSDYRQPLSELLGLESLEVPSHCTFRRVMKGLDFHALSHQFEAWMLSKAQTHSPDNYAASIDGKRIRQGLTDAKGKQRFVGLVSLFAVEAGITLKLEALTQEDNSEIKVVQALLETLQLDGLLITMDALHAQKTLEKIVASGNDYLVAVKSNQGRLYDHLQTYFECLKPMAEHIHSAQSRGRDEHRCIQVYEPVGIALQEWTAIRSVLCVQRWGTRKGKEYHNTAYYISSAATSPQHWQSLVREHWGIENRLHWPKDVVFGEDDYRLEDEQALLNWSVLRTIGINILRLNDYQSLKTAMTKLANRVDIIFSLLT; encoded by the coding sequence ATGAGCCATCTAATCGATACTTTGAAGCAAGTCCCGGATTTCCGCAGTGCCCATGGCCGTATTCATCCGTTATGGCTGCTGTTGCTATTGATGGTGATGGGCATGCTTGCTGGATATCAAGGGTACCGTCCGTTAGAAACCTTTGTGAGCGATTATCGCCAGCCTTTAAGTGAGCTATTGGGGCTTGAGAGCCTCGAAGTTCCGTCTCACTGTACCTTTCGTCGAGTGATGAAGGGGCTTGACTTCCACGCGTTGAGCCACCAATTTGAAGCATGGATGCTCTCGAAAGCCCAGACTCACTCTCCCGATAATTATGCAGCCTCCATTGATGGCAAACGGATTCGTCAGGGGCTGACAGATGCCAAGGGGAAGCAGCGTTTTGTGGGCTTGGTGAGTTTATTTGCGGTGGAAGCAGGCATCACCCTCAAGCTCGAAGCCCTCACTCAGGAGGATAATAGCGAAATCAAAGTCGTGCAGGCACTGTTGGAAACCCTTCAACTCGATGGCTTACTGATTACCATGGATGCCTTACACGCCCAAAAAACACTTGAGAAGATTGTGGCCTCGGGTAATGACTATCTCGTGGCGGTCAAATCCAACCAGGGAAGACTTTACGACCACCTCCAGACTTACTTTGAGTGTCTTAAACCCATGGCTGAGCACATCCACTCCGCCCAAAGTAGAGGACGAGATGAACATCGGTGTATACAGGTTTATGAGCCTGTCGGCATAGCCCTACAAGAATGGACAGCAATTCGCTCTGTACTTTGTGTCCAACGATGGGGTACTCGCAAAGGAAAGGAGTATCACAATACGGCCTATTACATCAGTTCAGCTGCCACCTCACCCCAGCATTGGCAATCTCTGGTCCGAGAACATTGGGGCATTGAAAATCGGTTGCATTGGCCGAAGGATGTTGTTTTTGGCGAAGATGATTATCGACTCGAAGATGAACAAGCACTGCTCAATTGGTCAGTGCTTAGAACTATTGGGATTAATATCCTGCGGCTAAACGACTATCAATCCCTCAAAACCGCGATGACTAAGCTTGCTAATCGGGTCGATATTATTTTTTCGCTGCTAACTTAA
- a CDS encoding transposase — protein sequence MPQTKSHKWIPTFLTLEQFETFVLPHLHIGTRGPQPKLSLHAIFNYILKLLHLGCQWSELPIEKDKNGRPEIHHSSVYRAFRRYETHGCFEDIFKASVSMLNEKGSWMPALFMGMGRPLQPKKGATIWDLVDTST from the coding sequence ATGCCTCAAACTAAGTCCCATAAATGGATTCCAACATTCTTAACCCTTGAGCAGTTTGAGACATTTGTCTTACCCCATTTGCACATCGGCACTCGGGGACCTCAACCAAAGCTCTCTTTGCATGCCATCTTCAACTACATTTTGAAGTTGCTGCACTTGGGATGTCAGTGGAGTGAGTTACCCATTGAAAAGGACAAAAATGGGCGACCGGAAATTCACCACTCCAGTGTTTATCGAGCCTTTCGACGCTATGAAACCCATGGGTGTTTTGAAGACATTTTCAAAGCGTCAGTCTCAATGCTTAATGAAAAGGGAAGTTGGATGCCAGCGTTATTCATGGGGATGGGACGACCACTGCAGCCAAAAAAGGGGGCGACAATCTGGGATTTAGTGGACACAAGCACATGA
- a CDS encoding Mu transposase domain-containing protein, whose product MPKKFALELPTLQPLPRYRTPDYEVRSAKVSCNSTIAVRCVLYTVPSRLIGHRLKLHLYHDRIVGFLGTTPVMELARVHVHGSGKKRRARSIDYKHVAESLRRKPNAFLYCQWQSELLPNLQWHQLWESLKANLSGTRRHD is encoded by the coding sequence GTGCCAAAAAAGTTTGCACTGGAGCTGCCGACATTACAACCTTTGCCCAGATATCGCACTCCTGATTATGAAGTGCGCAGTGCCAAAGTCAGCTGCAATAGCACGATTGCCGTCCGCTGTGTCCTATACACTGTTCCCTCTCGTTTGATTGGCCACCGCTTAAAACTGCATCTATACCATGACCGCATCGTTGGCTTCTTAGGAACCACTCCCGTAATGGAATTGGCGCGGGTCCATGTCCATGGCTCTGGGAAGAAGAGACGCGCTCGCAGCATCGATTACAAGCATGTGGCAGAAAGTCTCAGGAGAAAGCCAAACGCATTTCTCTACTGCCAATGGCAATCAGAGCTACTGCCCAATCTTCAGTGGCATCAGCTGTGGGAATCACTCAAAGCTAATTTGAGCGGGACCAGGCGGCACGATTAA